A DNA window from Guyparkeria halophila contains the following coding sequences:
- a CDS encoding bifunctional diguanylate cyclase/phosphodiesterase, producing MALNRQLWIAIASVMIIAFVSSLVISFQSARGYFEEQLRLKNIDNANTLALSLSQVEKDPVLIDLMLAAQFDTGHYQRLEIIDPEGDPIASRTRDDAGLGDVPDWFAELAELRVDPGVAQIPDGWQQYGTLYVESLSGFALEALWDTTVELFYWFFAIAAVLGLIGSLVLKSLTRPLVDVVRQAEAIGSQRFVTTSEPRTLEFRRVVRAMNILTGRVRQMLGEERARLEEMRQRLQSDALTGVGNRARFDDVMTALLADDDPNCHHGIFLVRLVNLAEINRRLGHQDTDTLICEVTARIEEIARRHRDQFTDDHIARLNGSDFALVLTDLLDIEPIANQLEAGMRQLAERHSDAAPLQFALAADSFGSRDDRSAILTRLDDGLARAEHRQTTCLERARAIDQAEQLHGSDDWREILGAAIEGGDIHAVHFSTRRLDGRLIHREAMLRLDEDRNTWTAGQFLPWARRLGLLPQLDLAVVEGELERLANQDDREPIALNLSIETLLDDVARHRLIGLLALRSNLADQVSLEVAERSVIDHPVAFREFCEAAAPLGYRVGIEKAGHRLIDIDALHELGLVYIKLDRSLTTDLRDNESNRNYLRGITGMAHAVGLTVIADGVRSTEELAGLGDLGIDGASGPGLPD from the coding sequence ATGGCATTGAACAGACAACTCTGGATCGCGATCGCCTCGGTGATGATCATCGCGTTCGTCAGCAGCCTCGTGATCAGTTTCCAGAGCGCGCGCGGCTATTTCGAGGAGCAGTTGCGCCTCAAGAATATCGACAATGCCAACACCCTGGCCCTGTCGCTCTCGCAGGTGGAGAAGGACCCGGTGTTGATCGACCTGATGCTTGCCGCGCAGTTCGACACCGGGCACTACCAGCGACTGGAAATCATCGATCCGGAAGGCGATCCCATCGCGTCGCGCACCCGCGACGACGCCGGTTTGGGCGACGTGCCCGACTGGTTCGCCGAGCTTGCCGAATTGCGGGTCGATCCCGGTGTTGCGCAGATCCCGGACGGCTGGCAACAGTACGGCACCTTGTACGTCGAAAGCCTCAGCGGCTTTGCCCTCGAGGCCCTCTGGGATACCACCGTCGAGCTGTTCTACTGGTTCTTCGCGATCGCGGCCGTACTCGGCCTGATCGGGTCACTGGTGCTCAAGTCGCTCACTCGCCCGCTGGTCGACGTCGTCCGGCAAGCCGAGGCCATTGGCAGCCAGCGCTTTGTCACCACGAGCGAACCGCGCACCCTGGAATTCCGCCGGGTCGTCCGGGCCATGAACATTCTCACCGGGCGCGTGCGACAGATGCTGGGCGAGGAGCGTGCCCGACTCGAGGAAATGCGGCAACGGCTACAGAGCGACGCGCTCACCGGGGTCGGCAACCGCGCCCGATTCGATGACGTGATGACCGCCCTGCTTGCCGATGATGACCCCAACTGCCACCACGGGATTTTCCTGGTCCGGCTGGTGAACCTGGCGGAGATCAATCGAAGGCTGGGCCACCAGGACACCGACACCCTGATCTGCGAGGTCACGGCACGTATCGAAGAGATCGCGCGCCGCCACCGGGACCAGTTCACCGACGACCACATCGCGCGCCTCAACGGCAGCGATTTCGCGCTCGTGCTCACCGATCTGCTGGATATCGAACCGATTGCGAACCAACTCGAAGCGGGCATGCGCCAACTGGCCGAACGCCATTCCGACGCCGCGCCGCTGCAATTCGCCCTCGCCGCGGACTCGTTCGGCTCGAGAGACGATCGCTCGGCGATCCTGACCCGTCTGGATGACGGGCTGGCGCGTGCCGAACATCGTCAGACCACCTGTCTGGAACGGGCGCGGGCCATCGATCAGGCCGAACAACTGCATGGCAGCGACGACTGGCGCGAGATCCTCGGCGCCGCCATCGAGGGTGGGGATATCCATGCCGTCCACTTTTCCACCCGGCGCCTCGATGGCCGCCTGATCCATCGCGAAGCCATGTTGCGACTCGACGAGGACCGCAACACCTGGACCGCCGGCCAATTCCTCCCCTGGGCACGCCGTCTCGGTCTGCTGCCGCAGCTCGATCTGGCCGTGGTCGAGGGCGAACTCGAGCGCCTGGCCAACCAGGATGACCGGGAGCCCATCGCCCTGAACCTCTCTATCGAAACGCTGCTGGATGATGTAGCTCGCCACCGCCTGATCGGTTTGCTGGCGTTACGGAGCAATCTGGCCGATCAGGTCTCGCTCGAGGTGGCGGAACGGTCGGTGATCGACCATCCGGTCGCATTTCGCGAATTCTGCGAGGCCGCCGCTCCGCTGGGATACCGCGTCGGCATCGAGAAAGCCGGCCACCGCCTGATCGACATTGATGCCCTGCACGAGCTTGGCCTGGTCTACATCAAACTCGATCGGTCGCTGACAACCGACCTGCGCGACAACGAATCGAACCGCAATTACCTACGCGGGATTACCGGCATGGCCCACGCCGTCGGCCTGACCGTCATTGCCGATGGCGTGCGCTCGACAGAGGAATTGGCAGGGCTGGGCGACCTGGGGATCGACGGGGCAAGTGGTCCCGGCCTCCCGGACTGA
- a CDS encoding HlyD family type I secretion periplasmic adaptor subunit: MTEKRRKTLEERGFEGVGRLTGTRRESTEQPRPDRSSRDDRPGSWAAQAGWAQLQQSPVRARALLYVMFLVLIALIVWAGFAELDEVTRGQGKVIPSQKTQLVQSLDGGTVREILVSEGDTVEQGDLLVKIDQTRSMSSLRENQAKRQALRAEVARLDALTGQESLTFPPDLEREAPAVVAHERRLFESSRRELEEQISIHREKLEQRRQDLREAEAARTQHARALSLIRQELKVTRPLLNSGAVSDIDIIRLERDEANSLGELARAEAAITRAKSAIEEATGRIEEVRLNAFNRWRTELSDASARLEALGEAAVGLVDRVEQTEVRAPMDGTVQRLFINTTGGVVGPGREILEITPSNDQLLVEARINPKDIAFLRPGLPAKVKFSAYDFTQYGGLDATVTHISSDTITDDDDNTFYLVRLETEAAGFSPEQPILPGMMAEVDILTGKKTVLEYLLKPVLRAFSQSMSER, translated from the coding sequence ATGACCGAAAAGCGGCGCAAGACATTGGAGGAACGGGGCTTCGAGGGGGTTGGACGGCTGACCGGCACGCGGCGCGAGTCGACGGAGCAACCCCGCCCGGATCGATCCTCTCGTGACGATCGCCCCGGCAGTTGGGCCGCCCAGGCCGGTTGGGCGCAGTTGCAGCAGAGCCCGGTGCGTGCCAGGGCCTTGCTTTACGTGATGTTTCTCGTCCTGATCGCCCTGATTGTCTGGGCCGGTTTTGCGGAGCTTGACGAGGTGACGCGCGGTCAGGGCAAGGTGATCCCGTCGCAGAAAACCCAGTTGGTGCAATCGCTCGACGGGGGCACGGTGCGCGAAATCCTGGTGAGCGAGGGTGACACCGTCGAGCAGGGTGACCTGCTGGTCAAGATCGACCAGACCCGCTCCATGTCGAGCTTGCGCGAGAATCAGGCCAAGCGCCAGGCCCTTCGGGCCGAGGTGGCGCGCCTCGACGCTCTGACTGGCCAGGAGTCCCTGACCTTTCCGCCGGATCTTGAACGTGAGGCCCCCGCCGTCGTTGCCCATGAGCGTCGCCTGTTCGAGTCCAGCCGCCGGGAGCTCGAGGAGCAGATATCAATTCACCGTGAGAAGCTCGAGCAGCGTCGTCAGGACCTGCGTGAGGCCGAGGCGGCACGCACCCAGCATGCCCGCGCGCTCAGCCTCATTCGTCAAGAGCTGAAGGTCACCCGTCCGCTGCTCAACTCCGGTGCGGTATCCGATATCGACATCATCCGGCTTGAGCGCGATGAGGCGAACAGTCTGGGCGAGTTGGCGCGGGCCGAGGCGGCCATCACGCGGGCGAAATCCGCCATCGAGGAGGCAACCGGTCGCATCGAGGAAGTGCGCCTGAATGCCTTCAATCGCTGGCGTACCGAGTTGTCCGATGCCAGTGCCCGGCTTGAAGCACTGGGTGAGGCCGCGGTCGGTCTCGTCGACAGGGTGGAGCAAACCGAAGTCAGGGCGCCGATGGACGGCACCGTGCAGCGGCTGTTCATCAACACCACCGGCGGGGTGGTCGGGCCTGGACGCGAGATTCTCGAGATCACGCCGTCGAACGACCAGTTGCTGGTCGAGGCGCGTATCAATCCAAAGGATATCGCCTTCCTGCGGCCCGGCCTGCCGGCCAAGGTGAAATTCAGTGCCTATGACTTCACCCAGTACGGCGGGCTGGACGCAACGGTTACCCACATCAGCTCGGACACCATTACCGACGATGACGACAACACGTTCTACCTCGTGCGCCTGGAAACCGAGGCGGCGGGCTTCTCGCCGGAGCAGCCCATTCTGCCGGGCATGATGGCCGAGGTGGATATCCTCACCGGCAAGAAGACGGTGCTGGAATACCTCCTCAAGCCCGTGCTGCGCGCCTTTTCCCAATCGATGTCCGAACGATGA
- a CDS encoding tryptophan synthase subunit beta like protein has protein sequence MGSVYVRRDESGEILKLGREPEPDMTETLPADDPAVQRFIHLSHGADPAAVAEALQRSDAELVRVVEDLTNLLIEKGVIRFTELPTAAQRKLLDRRQLRRDRKALDLIAGSDDNGDDRFMP, from the coding sequence ATGGGCAGTGTCTACGTCAGACGCGACGAGAGCGGGGAAATCCTCAAGCTGGGACGGGAGCCGGAACCGGACATGACCGAGACGCTGCCCGCCGATGACCCCGCCGTGCAGCGATTCATCCATCTGTCGCACGGGGCCGATCCGGCCGCGGTCGCCGAGGCCCTGCAGCGCTCGGACGCCGAGCTCGTCCGCGTGGTCGAGGACCTGACCAACTTGTTGATCGAGAAGGGTGTTATTCGGTTCACCGAACTGCCCACGGCCGCCCAGCGCAAGCTCCTCGATCGGCGCCAGTTGCGTCGTGATCGCAAGGCGCTGGACCTGATCGCTGGGTCGGACGACAACGGCGACGATCGCTTCATGCCCTAA
- a CDS encoding TolC family outer membrane protein: MKTIKQKTLSTLVAAGLMGAPMTVLAQSEQPDDLATVVQQAIESNPDVQSNWHAFVSSGHDIDVARGGYLPTVDAVASVGQESRNYGVNEDYSVAAAEISLTQMLYDGFFTRSEVERLDNAQLVRYYELLGSAEDIALEALTAYQDVLRRRELVDLAQESYQEHLDVKAQIEESSQAGVARGADLEQINARVSLSESNLVTEISNLHDVTARYLRIVGERPADRLAPISLDDSTLAPDVAEALKLAYEGNPSFRAALRDIESSRAAVQRERASYQPRLNLNASYGVDNRDDFGVRENQRDARVGLELRMNLYNGGSDRAAIKSAAEQLNVAKSQRDRACVNMRQTLQIAYNDVRKLSEQVETLNNYRLSADRVRVAYRNQFQIGQRTLLDVLDSENEFFQASRSYVNAEADRRVAIARALAASGRLLESLDVRRDGLPSLADLGAERLPVDTDSACPSVDVAMNLPEVPRTQ, from the coding sequence ATGAAAACAATAAAGCAGAAAACGTTGTCAACGCTGGTGGCTGCCGGGTTGATGGGGGCGCCGATGACCGTGCTGGCGCAGTCAGAGCAACCGGATGACCTGGCCACGGTCGTCCAGCAGGCGATCGAGTCCAATCCGGACGTGCAGTCGAACTGGCATGCGTTTGTCTCGTCGGGACACGATATCGACGTGGCTCGCGGGGGCTACCTGCCCACCGTCGACGCGGTCGCCAGTGTCGGCCAGGAGTCCCGCAACTACGGGGTGAACGAGGACTATTCCGTTGCCGCGGCGGAAATCTCGCTCACGCAGATGCTTTACGACGGCTTTTTCACCCGCTCCGAGGTCGAGCGCCTCGACAACGCTCAACTCGTCCGCTACTACGAATTGCTGGGTAGCGCTGAAGACATCGCGCTGGAGGCACTGACCGCCTACCAGGACGTGCTTCGCCGTCGCGAACTGGTGGACCTGGCGCAGGAAAGCTACCAGGAACATCTCGACGTCAAGGCCCAGATCGAGGAAAGCTCGCAGGCCGGCGTGGCACGCGGGGCGGACCTTGAGCAGATCAACGCCCGCGTGTCGTTGTCCGAGTCCAACTTGGTCACCGAGATCTCCAACCTGCACGACGTGACGGCCCGTTACTTGCGCATCGTCGGTGAGCGACCGGCCGATCGGCTCGCGCCGATCTCCCTGGATGATTCGACCCTGGCCCCCGATGTGGCAGAGGCCTTGAAATTGGCCTACGAGGGCAACCCGTCGTTCCGCGCCGCCCTGCGGGACATCGAATCCTCGCGCGCCGCGGTCCAGAGAGAGCGAGCGTCCTATCAACCGCGACTGAACCTCAATGCCAGCTACGGTGTCGACAATCGCGATGATTTTGGCGTACGCGAGAATCAGCGCGATGCCCGCGTCGGCCTCGAACTGCGCATGAACCTTTATAACGGGGGCAGCGATCGCGCCGCGATCAAGAGTGCCGCCGAGCAGTTGAACGTGGCCAAGAGCCAGCGAGACCGCGCCTGCGTGAACATGCGGCAGACGCTGCAAATTGCCTACAACGATGTGCGCAAGCTCTCCGAGCAGGTGGAGACGCTCAACAACTATCGTCTTTCCGCCGACCGGGTGCGGGTGGCGTATCGCAACCAGTTCCAGATCGGCCAGCGCACGCTGCTGGATGTACTCGACTCGGAAAACGAGTTCTTCCAGGCCAGCCGTTCCTACGTCAACGCCGAGGCCGATCGCCGGGTGGCTATTGCCCGAGCGCTTGCAGCCAGCGGGCGTCTGCTCGAGTCGCTGGACGTCCGCCGCGACGGCCTGCCCAGCCTTGCCGATCTGGGAGCCGAGCGCCTGCCGGTCGACACGGATTCTGCCTGCCCGAGCGTCGACGTCGCGATGAACCTCCCCGAGGTGCCCCGCACGCAATGA
- a CDS encoding response regulator transcription factor → MVDSTQSLGGLIQSEPAAGLTVAWVLTGLPAWERVIEGLVDQRASVIAMSRQPDMNEFRTALGHGARGYVHAVSPPDLLTQAAQAVLSGGMWLPAEVVNGVVRVLSTSLDGDADVTRAGDTLLASLTERESAVAEAVASGLSNKEVARRLEITERTVKAHLGSAFRKLGVRDRMQLMVRLRMATEGKRDVG, encoded by the coding sequence GTGGTCGATTCGACCCAGTCGCTCGGCGGACTGATCCAAAGCGAGCCAGCCGCGGGCCTCACCGTCGCCTGGGTGCTGACGGGCCTGCCGGCCTGGGAACGGGTGATCGAAGGCCTGGTGGACCAAAGGGCGAGCGTGATTGCGATGAGCCGTCAGCCCGATATGAACGAGTTCCGTACCGCGCTTGGCCATGGTGCCCGCGGCTATGTGCACGCCGTGTCGCCACCGGACCTGCTAACCCAGGCTGCCCAAGCGGTACTGTCCGGCGGCATGTGGCTGCCCGCGGAGGTCGTCAATGGGGTGGTCCGGGTGCTGTCGACGTCATTGGATGGCGACGCGGACGTCACGCGGGCCGGCGATACGCTGCTGGCCAGTCTGACGGAACGGGAATCCGCAGTGGCCGAGGCCGTCGCCTCCGGGTTGAGCAACAAGGAGGTTGCCCGCCGGCTCGAGATTACCGAGCGGACGGTCAAGGCCCACCTGGGCTCAGCCTTTCGCAAGCTCGGTGTCCGTGATCGAATGCAGTTGATGGTCCGATTGCGGATGGCAACGGAGGGGAAACGCGATGTGGGCTGA
- a CDS encoding type I secretion system permease/ATPase, with translation MPNERVERRQVGHDGQDEGESRDDQASREGGSSRDALTDCLMFLCRYHGKPMSRESLVAGLPLERGRLAPPEFERASKRAGLSSQLVSGKLTAVNPALLPAVLLCQDDSACVLTGIDRKAGIATVVYPELNDAEVEVDLESLRAEFSGWFIYVQPRFSFDERAGNLKPKRDQHWFWGVIRENRSLYRDVLVAAVMINLFAVAMPLFIMNVYDRVVPNAATETLWVLAAGVLLAISADLALRIMRSRFVDLAASRADVKLSSSIMERVLGMRMANRPTSTGSFANTVHAFESVRTFIGSMSVVALVDLPFVLLFAGIVALIGWQLVIPIVVGALGVLLYALSAQSRLQRLSEEAMRAGAMRNATLVEGLTDIETVKAFGVESRIQADWEKTSVFLAQNAARMRLLSASVVSGAQWAQHAVGITIIVVGVYLIMEGELSLGGMIAAYLLSSRAMAPIGQAAGLVMQYHQSAAALDSLDEVMEQPVERPPGKSWISRPGLKGEIEFRGVSFSYPQTGGVVLDDVSFRIGAGEHVAVLGRNGSGKSTIEKLILGLYEPDAGAVLIDGVDARQIDPAELRRAIGYVPQDISLFHGSLQDNLTLGAPGVDDARILEVAKLSGLAPMINRHPEGFDMPMGERGQFVSGGQRQSIAIARALLHDPPMLVLDEPTGALDHSSEASIKRNLQQVAGHKTLLVNTHRSSMLELVDRILVLDAGKLVADGPKQEVIEALRQGRISGAER, from the coding sequence ATGCCGAACGAACGGGTTGAGCGACGCCAAGTTGGTCATGACGGCCAGGATGAGGGGGAAAGCCGGGATGACCAGGCAAGTCGCGAGGGCGGATCAAGCCGCGATGCACTGACCGATTGCCTGATGTTCCTGTGCCGATACCACGGCAAACCCATGTCCCGCGAATCACTGGTCGCCGGGCTGCCGCTCGAGCGGGGTCGGTTGGCACCGCCCGAGTTCGAGCGGGCGAGCAAGCGGGCAGGCCTGTCGAGTCAGTTGGTTTCCGGCAAGCTGACGGCGGTGAATCCGGCTCTCCTGCCGGCCGTTCTCCTGTGCCAGGACGACAGCGCCTGCGTGCTGACTGGCATCGATCGCAAGGCGGGTATCGCCACGGTGGTCTATCCGGAGCTCAACGATGCCGAGGTCGAGGTTGACCTCGAATCCCTCCGGGCCGAGTTCAGCGGCTGGTTCATCTACGTCCAGCCACGCTTTTCGTTCGATGAGCGCGCCGGCAACCTGAAACCGAAGCGTGACCAGCACTGGTTCTGGGGCGTGATTCGCGAGAACCGCAGCCTGTACCGCGACGTGCTCGTGGCGGCGGTGATGATCAACCTGTTCGCCGTGGCGATGCCGTTGTTCATCATGAACGTCTACGACCGGGTGGTGCCGAACGCCGCGACCGAGACGCTCTGGGTGCTGGCGGCAGGGGTGTTGCTCGCGATCAGCGCCGACCTGGCGCTGCGGATCATGCGCAGCCGCTTCGTCGATCTGGCCGCGAGCCGAGCGGACGTGAAGCTCTCCTCGTCGATCATGGAACGCGTGCTGGGCATGCGCATGGCCAACCGTCCCACCTCCACGGGCTCGTTCGCCAACACCGTGCATGCCTTCGAGTCGGTGCGCACGTTCATCGGCTCGATGAGCGTGGTCGCCCTGGTCGATCTACCTTTTGTCCTGCTCTTTGCCGGCATCGTCGCCCTGATCGGCTGGCAGCTCGTGATACCGATCGTGGTGGGCGCGCTGGGTGTGCTGCTGTACGCCTTGAGTGCCCAATCGCGATTGCAGCGGTTGTCCGAGGAAGCCATGCGCGCTGGCGCGATGCGCAACGCGACGCTGGTCGAGGGGCTGACCGACATCGAGACGGTCAAGGCCTTCGGCGTGGAAAGCCGTATCCAGGCGGACTGGGAAAAGACCTCGGTTTTTCTCGCGCAGAACGCGGCACGGATGCGATTGCTGTCCGCCTCGGTGGTCAGCGGGGCGCAATGGGCCCAGCACGCGGTGGGCATCACGATCATCGTGGTGGGCGTTTACCTGATCATGGAAGGTGAATTGAGCCTCGGCGGAATGATCGCCGCCTACCTGCTGTCATCGAGGGCCATGGCGCCAATCGGCCAGGCGGCGGGATTGGTGATGCAGTATCACCAGTCGGCGGCGGCACTGGACTCGCTCGACGAGGTGATGGAACAACCGGTCGAGCGCCCGCCGGGCAAGTCCTGGATCAGCCGGCCCGGCCTGAAGGGCGAGATCGAGTTTCGTGGCGTAAGCTTTTCCTACCCGCAGACCGGCGGGGTGGTGCTCGACGACGTGAGTTTCCGCATTGGTGCCGGCGAGCACGTCGCTGTGTTGGGACGAAACGGGTCGGGCAAGAGCACCATCGAGAAACTGATCCTCGGCCTCTACGAGCCGGATGCCGGCGCGGTACTGATCGACGGCGTCGATGCCCGTCAGATCGATCCGGCGGAATTGCGTCGGGCGATCGGGTACGTGCCCCAGGACATCTCCCTGTTCCATGGCTCGCTGCAGGACAACCTGACCCTCGGGGCGCCGGGCGTCGACGATGCGCGGATTCTCGAGGTCGCCAAACTCAGCGGTCTCGCGCCCATGATCAACCGCCATCCGGAAGGCTTCGACATGCCGATGGGCGAGCGCGGCCAGTTCGTCTCCGGTGGCCAGCGCCAGTCGATCGCCATCGCCCGTGCGTTGCTGCATGACCCGCCTATGCTGGTCCTCGACGAGCCCACCGGCGCGCTGGATCATTCCAGCGAGGCGTCGATCAAGCGCAACCTCCAACAGGTGGCCGGGCATAAAACCCTGCTGGTCAACACCCATCGCAGCTCGATGCTGGAGCTGGTGGATCGCATCCTGGTGCTCGATGCCGGCAAGCTGGTCGCCGACGGACCCAAGCAGGAGGTCATCGAGGCACTGCGCCAGGGACGGATCTCGGGGGCCGAGCGATGA
- a CDS encoding transglutaminase-like cysteine peptidase → MPASGTIRLVAAAIALLLAASMHGFGLAEVRVDFGTLKAEVEDRFGPDRLPVVDGLEELLDEISHFAPNERVERVNAFFNRQIRYVEDTQLWGQSDYWASPVETIGHGAGDCEDFAIAKYLVLLEAGIDNRQLRLIYVRARMGGGSRAHMVLGYYPEPQAEPLILDSLVRLVAPASRRPDLTPVFSFNSEGLWVGGQERQADRATDRLSRWRDVLERTQAEGIRLPAPTASSDTSTRQNE, encoded by the coding sequence ATGCCGGCATCTGGGACAATCCGACTCGTCGCTGCCGCGATCGCCCTCCTTCTTGCCGCGTCGATGCACGGTTTCGGGCTGGCCGAGGTGCGCGTGGATTTCGGCACGCTCAAGGCCGAGGTCGAGGACCGTTTCGGGCCAGATCGGCTACCGGTAGTCGACGGACTCGAGGAACTGCTCGACGAGATCAGCCATTTCGCGCCAAACGAGCGGGTTGAACGCGTCAACGCCTTCTTCAACCGTCAGATCCGCTACGTCGAAGACACTCAGCTCTGGGGCCAGTCCGATTACTGGGCCTCGCCGGTGGAGACGATCGGCCACGGTGCGGGCGATTGCGAAGACTTTGCCATCGCAAAGTACCTCGTGCTCCTCGAGGCGGGCATCGACAACCGCCAGCTGCGTCTTATCTATGTTCGCGCCCGGATGGGCGGCGGTAGCCGCGCGCACATGGTGCTGGGCTATTACCCGGAACCGCAGGCCGAACCCCTGATCCTCGACAGCCTCGTGCGTCTGGTCGCGCCGGCCAGCCGTCGCCCGGATCTCACCCCCGTATTCAGCTTCAATAGCGAAGGCCTGTGGGTCGGCGGCCAGGAACGCCAAGCCGACCGGGCGACCGACCGTCTTTCCCGCTGGCGCGACGTGCTCGAGCGCACCCAGGCGGAAGGCATCCGCCTCCCCGCGCCCACGGCTTCCAGCGACACCTCGACAAGGCAGAATGAGTGA